One genomic segment of Erythrobacter sp. THAF29 includes these proteins:
- a CDS encoding malate synthase G produces MTQYIERAGLSVDSRLAEFIENEVLSTLGRDARAFWEGFAALLADFAPRNAALLERREGLQSQIDAWHEARRGQPHDAREYREFLTSIGYLVPEPGDFTIGTQNVDPEIATMAGPQLVVPILNARFLLNAANARWGSLYDAFYGTDALDAPPARPGRYDEARGRAVIARGREFLDQALPLVDQSWADLKDEHDGKLQDESQYIGKTDKGLLFKNNGLHIEVVFDRDHPVGKDDKAGIADIIVEAALTTIADCEDSVAAVDAEDKLLAYTNWLGIIRGDLEESFEKGGKVLTRRLAEDKSYKDGAGNQHSLPGRSLMFVRNVGHLMSNPAILLPDGSEIPEGIMDAVFTSAIGALDVEGHGKYGNSKTGSIYIVKPKMHGPDECAFTDDLFNAVEDLLGLPRHTIKVGVMDEERRTSANLAACIHAVKDRIVFINTGFLDRTGDEIHTSMRAGPMIRKGAMKNAAWLKAYEARNVEIGLKHGLSGKAQIGKGMWAAPDLMRAMMEEKIGHLRAGANTAWVPSPTAATLHALHYHQENVFEIQKHLPKAPGLDALLTIPLAENTNWPEEELREELDNNCQGLLGYVVRWIDAGVGCSKVPDINDVGLMEDRATLRISSQHIANWLLHGIVSEEMVMDSLNRMAAKVDQQNAGDPSYIPLVGNEDGPAFSAARDLIFKGVEQPSGYTEPLLHKWRQEAKALNAAG; encoded by the coding sequence ATGACCCAATATATCGAGCGCGCCGGCCTATCCGTTGACAGCCGGCTGGCGGAATTCATCGAGAACGAGGTGCTTTCAACGCTCGGCCGTGACGCGCGCGCGTTCTGGGAAGGGTTCGCGGCGCTGCTCGCCGATTTTGCGCCGCGCAATGCCGCGCTGCTTGAAAGGCGCGAAGGTCTTCAGTCGCAGATCGATGCGTGGCACGAGGCGCGTCGCGGCCAGCCGCACGACGCGCGCGAATACCGAGAATTCCTCACCAGTATCGGCTATCTCGTCCCCGAGCCGGGCGATTTCACCATCGGCACGCAGAATGTCGATCCAGAGATCGCGACCATGGCCGGGCCGCAGCTGGTGGTCCCGATCCTCAATGCCCGTTTCCTGCTCAACGCAGCAAACGCGCGCTGGGGCAGCCTTTATGACGCATTCTACGGCACCGATGCGCTCGATGCGCCGCCTGCCAGACCGGGCCGCTATGATGAGGCGCGTGGGCGCGCGGTGATCGCGCGCGGGCGCGAATTTCTCGATCAGGCGCTGCCGCTCGTCGATCAGAGCTGGGCCGACCTCAAAGACGAGCACGACGGCAAGTTGCAGGACGAAAGCCAATATATCGGCAAGACCGACAAGGGGCTGCTCTTCAAGAACAACGGCCTGCATATCGAGGTCGTGTTCGATCGCGATCATCCGGTCGGCAAAGACGACAAGGCCGGGATCGCCGATATCATCGTCGAGGCCGCGCTCACGACCATCGCCGATTGCGAGGATTCGGTTGCAGCGGTGGATGCCGAGGACAAGCTGCTCGCCTACACCAACTGGCTCGGCATCATTCGCGGCGACCTGGAAGAAAGCTTCGAGAAGGGCGGCAAGGTGCTCACCCGCCGGCTCGCGGAAGACAAGAGCTACAAGGACGGCGCAGGCAACCAGCACAGCCTGCCGGGGCGCAGCCTGATGTTCGTGCGCAATGTCGGCCACTTGATGTCCAACCCGGCGATCCTGCTTCCCGACGGCAGCGAAATTCCCGAAGGGATCATGGACGCGGTGTTCACCAGCGCGATCGGCGCACTCGACGTCGAAGGGCACGGCAAATACGGCAATTCGAAGACCGGCAGCATCTACATCGTGAAGCCCAAGATGCACGGGCCGGACGAATGCGCCTTTACCGACGACCTGTTCAATGCCGTGGAGGATCTGCTCGGCCTGCCCCGCCACACGATCAAGGTCGGCGTGATGGACGAGGAGCGCCGCACTTCTGCCAACCTTGCCGCCTGCATCCATGCGGTGAAGGACAGGATTGTGTTCATCAACACCGGCTTCCTCGATCGCACCGGCGATGAAATCCACACGTCGATGCGGGCAGGACCGATGATCCGCAAAGGCGCGATGAAGAACGCGGCATGGCTCAAGGCCTATGAGGCGCGCAATGTCGAAATCGGCCTGAAGCATGGCCTTTCGGGCAAGGCGCAGATCGGCAAGGGGATGTGGGCCGCGCCCGACCTGATGCGTGCGATGATGGAAGAGAAGATCGGACATTTGCGCGCCGGAGCCAACACCGCCTGGGTGCCGTCGCCCACTGCAGCGACGCTCCACGCGCTTCACTACCACCAGGAAAACGTGTTCGAGATCCAGAAGCACCTGCCCAAGGCTCCCGGCCTCGATGCGCTGCTCACCATCCCGCTCGCCGAAAACACGAACTGGCCCGAAGAGGAGCTGCGCGAAGAGCTCGACAACAATTGCCAGGGCCTGCTGGGCTATGTCGTGCGCTGGATCGATGCGGGGGTGGGGTGCTCCAAGGTCCCCGATATCAACGATGTCGGCCTGATGGAGGATCGCGCGACCTTGCGCATATCCTCGCAGCACATTGCCAACTGGCTGCTGCACGGCATCGTGAGCGAGGAGATGGTGATGGATTCGCTCAATCGCATGGCGGCCAAGGTCGACCAGCAGAATGCGGGCGATCCCTCCTATATTCCGCTTGTCGGAAACGAGGACGGCCCGGCCTTCAGCGCCGCGCGCGACCTGATCTTCAAGGGCGTGGAGCAGCCCTCCGGCTACACCGAGCCGCTGCTCCATAAATGGCGGCAGGAAGCCAAGGCTCTGAACGCAGCGGGTTAG
- the pdxA gene encoding 4-hydroxythreonine-4-phosphate dehydrogenase PdxA translates to MSAAPFPLAVSLGDPAGIGPEIIAECWVRRAELACKGNDPPPFFVVGGMETLRSAAEARGIDCPIVPIAQVQEATMAFRAGLPVLAGFDVPFTPGQPSPEGAKLAMASLQWAAKLTLEGETAGMVTAPVEKAGLAAQGFIFPGQTEFLAAACRLMTDDAVMMLAGPSLRTVPLTVHVALADVPRYLSRELIVHKARITAASLTRDFGIEHPRLAVAGLNPHAGEGGKFGDEEMRIIEPAIAALKDEGLDVTGPVPGDALFMPRMRETYDAALCMYHDQALIPLKALEVDEGVNVTLGLPIIRTSPDHGTAFDIAGKGLAAPGAMMAAIRMAGQMAAARAGA, encoded by the coding sequence ATGTCCGCAGCACCGTTCCCGCTGGCCGTATCGCTCGGCGATCCGGCGGGGATCGGCCCGGAGATCATTGCCGAATGCTGGGTGCGGCGCGCCGAGCTAGCCTGTAAAGGGAATGACCCGCCACCGTTCTTTGTGGTCGGCGGGATGGAGACGCTGCGCTCGGCTGCCGAAGCGCGCGGCATAGACTGCCCGATCGTACCCATCGCACAGGTGCAGGAAGCCACCATGGCTTTCCGTGCGGGGTTGCCGGTGCTCGCTGGATTTGACGTGCCCTTCACTCCCGGCCAACCGAGTCCGGAAGGCGCGAAACTTGCGATGGCTTCGCTGCAATGGGCGGCCAAGCTTACACTCGAAGGCGAAACCGCTGGCATGGTGACCGCTCCGGTCGAGAAAGCGGGCCTTGCCGCGCAGGGCTTCATCTTCCCCGGACAAACCGAATTCCTCGCCGCCGCATGCCGCTTGATGACGGACGATGCGGTGATGATGCTGGCAGGGCCGAGCCTGCGCACGGTGCCGCTGACGGTGCATGTCGCGTTGGCCGATGTGCCCCGCTATCTCTCGCGCGAGCTGATCGTGCACAAAGCGCGCATCACCGCTGCTTCGCTCACCCGTGATTTCGGGATCGAGCACCCGCGCCTCGCAGTCGCGGGGTTGAACCCCCATGCAGGCGAAGGCGGCAAGTTTGGCGACGAAGAAATGCGTATTATCGAACCGGCCATTGCCGCGCTCAAAGACGAAGGTCTGGACGTGACAGGTCCGGTTCCGGGCGATGCGCTGTTCATGCCACGCATGCGCGAAACCTACGATGCGGCTTTGTGCATGTATCACGATCAGGCGCTGATCCCGCTCAAGGCTCTGGAGGTGGATGAAGGCGTTAATGTCACGCTCGGCCTGCCGATCATTCGCACTTCTCCCGACCATGGCACAGCGTTCGATATCGCAGGCAAAGGCTTGGCCGCCCCAGGCGCCATGATGGCGGCGATCCGCATGGCGGGCCAAATGGCCGCAGCGCGCGCCGGTGCCTGA
- a CDS encoding hydrolase: MKPDFLSRIDATAMLDDVQKWCAINTGTGNIEGLEKQAAALADAFSTLPGEVELVDSAPVTGIAADGSEFEIRNGRHLVVRVRPTANRRVLLTGHMDTVFPRDHPFQQLKWLSDDVLNGPGVADMKGGIAVILHALRAFEASGKAASLGYDIMINSDEETGSLASAALIAELARGKIAALTFEPAALPDGTLAHARGGTGNYSITLTGKSAHAGRNPEEGRNAIVAAADLILRLKALEGDDITVNPAKLEGGGPNNVVPDHAVLRFNIRPKSTDAMERFDNALDEVLHEIEARHEVATRRHGGVTRPPKPVDDKAQRLFDLVKECGAELGQDIGWKSTGGVCDGNNIAACGVPVVDTMGVRGGSIHSSDEFLIVPSLAERAALSALVLSRIADGALAGDLN, encoded by the coding sequence ATGAAACCTGATTTCCTTTCCCGAATTGACGCTACGGCGATGCTGGACGACGTGCAGAAGTGGTGCGCGATCAACACCGGCACCGGGAATATCGAAGGACTGGAAAAACAGGCAGCCGCCCTTGCCGATGCGTTTTCCACGCTTCCGGGCGAGGTCGAGCTGGTGGATTCCGCGCCGGTCACCGGCATTGCAGCGGATGGCAGCGAGTTCGAGATTCGCAACGGGCGGCACCTCGTGGTCCGCGTCCGCCCGACAGCCAATCGCCGCGTCCTGCTCACCGGGCACATGGACACCGTTTTTCCCAGGGATCACCCTTTCCAACAGCTCAAGTGGCTGTCCGACGATGTTCTGAACGGTCCCGGCGTTGCAGACATGAAAGGCGGGATCGCGGTGATCCTCCATGCGCTAAGAGCGTTCGAGGCGAGCGGAAAAGCGGCCTCGCTCGGCTACGACATAATGATCAATTCCGACGAGGAAACCGGATCGCTGGCAAGCGCGGCCCTCATCGCCGAACTGGCGCGGGGAAAGATTGCGGCGCTGACCTTCGAACCGGCTGCGCTGCCCGACGGGACGCTCGCCCATGCGCGCGGGGGAACCGGAAACTACTCGATCACGCTCACCGGCAAATCGGCCCATGCCGGGCGCAATCCCGAAGAGGGTCGCAACGCCATCGTCGCTGCTGCCGACCTGATCCTGCGGCTGAAGGCGCTGGAGGGCGATGATATCACCGTGAACCCGGCGAAGCTGGAAGGCGGAGGCCCCAACAATGTCGTGCCCGATCACGCGGTGCTGCGCTTCAACATTCGCCCCAAGAGCACTGATGCTATGGAACGGTTCGACAACGCGCTGGACGAGGTGCTGCACGAGATCGAAGCCCGCCACGAAGTCGCCACGCGCCGTCACGGCGGCGTGACCCGCCCACCCAAACCCGTCGACGACAAGGCACAGCGTCTGTTCGATCTCGTGAAAGAATGCGGCGCGGAACTAGGCCAGGACATCGGCTGGAAGTCGACCGGCGGCGTATGCGATGGCAACAACATCGCCGCCTGCGGCGTACCCGTGGTCGATACCATGGGCGTGCGCGGCGGCTCGATCCATTCATCGGACGAGTTCCTTATCGTCCCAAGCCTTGCAGAGCGCGCTGCGCTTTCCGCCCTCGTCCTTTCGCGCATCGCCGACGGTGCGCTTGCCGGAGACCTGAATTGA
- the rsmA gene encoding 16S rRNA (adenine(1518)-N(6)/adenine(1519)-N(6))-dimethyltransferase RsmA, which yields MPDLPPIRETIAKHGLSASKALGQNFLLDEQLLDRIAAIPGDLQGANVLEVGPGPGGLTRALLRAGANVTAIEMDRRCLPALDELSGAFPGQLTVIEGDAMKLDHGEIMRGEPFHVLSNLPYNVGTALFVKWLSGEDWPPQWLSLTLMFQREVAERVVAKPGSGAYGRLAVLAQWRAKAKLAMKVHRSAFTPPPKVMSAVVHVTPTEAPGSVSARTLERLTEAAFGQRRKMLRQSLKGVPGALEAMKALGIDETRRAETVSVDEFVTLARALA from the coding sequence GTGCCTGACCTTCCACCCATCCGCGAGACGATCGCCAAGCACGGCCTTTCCGCCTCAAAAGCGTTGGGGCAGAATTTCCTGCTCGACGAGCAATTGCTGGACCGGATCGCCGCCATTCCGGGCGACCTGCAAGGGGCGAATGTGCTCGAGGTCGGTCCCGGCCCCGGTGGCCTCACCCGCGCTCTTCTGCGTGCCGGAGCGAACGTCACCGCGATCGAGATGGATCGCCGCTGCCTTCCCGCGCTAGACGAGTTGTCAGGGGCATTTCCCGGCCAGCTCACGGTGATCGAAGGCGACGCCATGAAGCTCGACCACGGGGAGATCATGCGCGGCGAGCCGTTTCACGTGCTCTCCAACCTTCCGTACAATGTCGGCACAGCGCTTTTCGTGAAGTGGCTTTCGGGCGAGGACTGGCCGCCGCAATGGCTCTCGCTCACGCTGATGTTCCAGCGCGAGGTTGCCGAGCGGGTCGTCGCGAAGCCAGGCAGCGGCGCCTATGGCCGCCTCGCCGTGCTCGCGCAGTGGCGCGCGAAAGCGAAACTCGCGATGAAGGTCCATCGCAGTGCCTTTACCCCGCCGCCCAAGGTGATGAGCGCGGTCGTGCATGTGACGCCTACCGAGGCACCCGGGAGCGTATCGGCCCGCACGCTCGAACGCCTGACCGAAGCCGCCTTCGGCCAACGCCGCAAGATGCTGCGCCAGAGCCTCAAAGGCGTGCCGGGCGCTCTGGAGGCGATGAAGGCGTTAGGGATCGACGAAACGCGCCGGGCCGAAACGGTGAGCGTCGACGAATTCGTGACCCTCGCCCGCGCGCTGGCCTAA
- a CDS encoding peptidylprolyl isomerase: MKVFSKSCASLVAAGLMALAVAPASTQAQTQAQPSAANPFGLPENFSIFGDQASGERSATAVVNGYVITGTDIDQRVALVTSSSQNQLSEQELQRLRVQILRNLIDETLKIQAAEALELPVDKAQVEQTYNQLAAQNFGQNPERMDEYLISVGSSPAALKRQIEGELAWENLLRRNITPFVNVSAEEVNDVLERMEKSRGTEEYRLGEIYLSATRENRDAVLQNARAIMEQLRQGGSFVAYARQYSEATTAVVGGDLGWIRLGQLPPALAEAARQMQPGQLQGPIEIPGGFSILYLINKRQVLMADPNAAVLSLRQISIDFPADVSQEEANAKVNEFAAFVQTLRGCADADRARTEIGATVVANDQITAGSLPDQLRNIILNLQIGQVTPPFGSPQEGVRVLMLCGRDDPQDVGAPSFDTVMSQIEEERINKRAQRYLRDLRNDAYIEYN, from the coding sequence ATGAAGGTTTTTTCGAAAAGCTGCGCTTCGCTTGTGGCAGCAGGTCTCATGGCGCTTGCTGTTGCTCCGGCATCCACGCAAGCTCAAACGCAAGCACAACCCAGTGCCGCCAATCCTTTCGGCCTGCCCGAGAACTTCTCGATCTTCGGCGACCAGGCCTCGGGCGAGCGCTCGGCAACGGCAGTGGTCAATGGCTACGTGATTACGGGGACCGACATCGACCAGCGCGTTGCTCTCGTCACCTCGTCTTCACAAAACCAGTTGTCCGAACAGGAACTGCAGCGCCTACGCGTGCAGATCCTGCGCAATCTGATCGACGAGACGCTGAAGATCCAGGCTGCCGAGGCACTCGAGCTTCCCGTGGACAAGGCGCAGGTCGAGCAGACCTACAACCAGCTCGCGGCGCAGAATTTCGGCCAGAATCCTGAGCGCATGGACGAATACCTGATTTCGGTCGGCTCATCGCCGGCTGCGTTGAAGCGCCAGATCGAGGGCGAGCTCGCATGGGAAAACCTCCTGCGCCGCAACATCACGCCGTTCGTCAACGTGTCGGCCGAGGAAGTGAACGACGTGCTCGAGCGGATGGAGAAATCGCGCGGGACGGAAGAATACCGCCTGGGCGAAATCTACTTGTCTGCAACCCGGGAGAACCGTGACGCGGTGCTGCAAAATGCGCGGGCCATCATGGAGCAATTGCGTCAGGGCGGCAGCTTTGTCGCCTATGCGCGCCAGTATTCCGAAGCTACCACCGCAGTCGTAGGCGGCGACCTAGGCTGGATCCGGCTCGGCCAGCTTCCGCCCGCGCTTGCCGAGGCCGCGCGGCAGATGCAGCCGGGCCAGCTTCAGGGACCGATCGAGATTCCGGGCGGTTTCTCGATTCTCTACCTTATCAACAAGCGGCAAGTGCTGATGGCCGATCCGAATGCTGCGGTCCTCAGCCTCCGCCAGATCTCAATCGATTTCCCGGCTGACGTGTCACAGGAGGAAGCAAATGCGAAGGTCAATGAATTCGCCGCCTTCGTTCAGACACTTCGCGGTTGCGCCGACGCTGACCGTGCGCGGACCGAGATCGGAGCCACCGTCGTAGCCAACGACCAGATTACAGCTGGCTCGCTGCCCGACCAGCTGCGCAACATCATTCTGAACCTGCAGATCGGACAGGTCACTCCGCCATTCGGTAGCCCCCAGGAAGGAGTTCGCGTCCTAATGCTTTGTGGCCGCGACGATCCGCAGGACGTCGGTGCTCCCAGCTTCGATACTGTCATGAGCCAGATCGAGGAAGAGCGCATCAACAAGCGCGCCCAGCGCTACCTGCGCGACCTGCGCAACGACGCCTATATCGAGTACAACTGA